A region from the Vicia villosa cultivar HV-30 ecotype Madison, WI linkage group LG3, Vvil1.0, whole genome shotgun sequence genome encodes:
- the LOC131657730 gene encoding uncharacterized protein LOC131657730, which yields MELVDDVKVRLATLRECGWDDLFIDVQEFCFTQSILVPNMDEEIPVRGRSRREGRTVTNLHHYDAKIFYVAIDKICVEMNHRFSEGSNVVLDCFSCLDPKNSFSKFDIDKLARLVNIYHADFSDDDRGTIREQLETYAHQVKRHASFTSCEDVQSLAMKMVQVEKHLILGIKRDIEHVTLVVLMSWPQMQLNIYSILEQCEKKTILT from the exons ATGGAATTAGTTGATGATGTTAAAGTTCGGTTGGCTACATTGAGAGAGTGTGGTTGGGATGATTTGTTTATTGATGTCCAAGAATTTTGTTTTACTCAAAGTATTCTAGTGCCAAATATGGATGAAGAAATACCGGTTCGGGGTCGTTCAAGAAGAGAAGGGAGGACTGTCACTAATCTTCACCATTACGATGCAAAGATTTTTTATGTTGCTATCGACAAAATATGTGTGGAGATGAATCACCGATTTAGTGAAGGAAGTAACGTTGTGCTGGATTGCTTCTCATGTCTTGACCCTAAGAACTCTTTTTCCAAGTTTGATATTGATAAGCTTGCCCGTCTTGTTAATATTTATCATGCAGATTTTTCTGATGATGACCGTGGAACAATAAGGGAGCAACTTGAGACTTATGCACATCAAGTGAAAAGGCATGCTTCCTTTACTTcttgtgaagatgttcaaagtttggctatgaagatggttcaaGTTGAGAAACATTTG ATACTT GGTATCAAGAGGGATATAGAGCATGTGACATTGGTTGTATTGATGAGTTGGCCACAAATGCAATTGAATATCTATTCCATTTTGGAGCAATGCGAGAAAAAGACCATCCTTACTTGA
- the LOC131657731 gene encoding uncharacterized protein LOC131657731, which yields MRGKFNGLQRKILDENPYAFYVHCYAHRLQLMVVSVTNSCSSIHDFFEYISLIVTTTSASCKRKDALKEAQHQDILNRLASGEISQGKGLHQSSSLARPGDTRWDSYYTTLIRLDQMWSSVLEVLSIVDEDGRGQSQAVGLIEKWRALSFISF from the coding sequence ATGAGAGGTAAGTTTAATGGTTTGCAAAGAAAGATTCTAGATGAAAACCCTTATGCTTTCTATGTCCATTGTTATGCTCACCGTTTACAATTGATGGTTGTGTCCGTTACTAATAGTTGCTCATCTATTCATGATTTCTTTGAGTACATCTCCTTGATTGTAACCACAACAAGTGCATCTTGCAAGAGAAAGGATGCTTTGAAGGAGGCACAACACCAAGATATTTTGAATAGACTTGCGAGTGGTGAGATATCTCAAGGAAAGGGCTTGCACCAATCATCTAGTCTCGCTAGACCCGGGGATACTAGATGGGACTCATATTATACTACCTTGATTCGATTGGATCAGATGTGGTCCTCCGTGTTAGAggtgcttagtattgttgatgaagatggacgtGGACAATCTCAAGCGGTGGGTTTGATAGAAAAATGGAGAGCTTTaagttttatttcattttga